TTATCGCTAATCGAATGAAAAAGGCTGCAAAAGCTGGCTTGAAAATTATCGTTATTGATCCTCGCCGAATTGATATGGTGAAGGTTTCGCATCGTCATCTCCAACTAAATGTCGGCTCTGATATCGCATTAATTAATAGCTTCATCCATGTTATTATTAAAGAAGGTTTATATGATGCAGACTTCATTTTGAAAAGAACATCTGAATTTGAAGCGTTGCGTCAAAAGGTGGAGCAATATACTCCTGAATTTGCAGCAGGTATTACTGGATTAACAGCTGATGAAATTATCGAAACAGCACGAGAATATGCAACTTCAGGAAGTTCAATGATTGCTTACACACTTGGAATTACTGAACACCATTGTGGAGTCAACAATGTTTTTGATATAGCAAACTTAGCATTATTAACAGGAAACATCGGAAAAGAAGGAACGGGGATTATGCCGCTCCGTGGTCAGAACAATGTTCAGGGTGCTGGAGACATGGGCTGTCTACCAAACCAATTAACCAGGTGCCATGAGTATAGCCGATGATGAAAAAAGAGCACGTTTTGAAGAGCATTGGGGTGTCGAAATCAACCCGATTGCAGGAGATACGCAAACAAGGACGTTTGACAAAATTGAAAACGGTGCAGTAAAAGCACTGTATGTAGTTGGCGAAAATCCGCTAATGGCTGACGTTCATATGAACCATACAAGAAAACTACTTGAAAAGCTTGATTTCTTAGTTGTTCAAGATATTTTCTTAACAGAAACAGCGCAACTGGCTGATGTTGTATTCCCTGCGAAGTCATGGGGAGAAGTGGATGGGACATATACAAACACAGATCGTCGAGTGCAGCGTGTTCGCAAGGCAGTCGATGCGCATCCAAACATTAAAGAAGACTGGCAAATTCTTTGCGAATTAGCTACACAAATGGGTTATCCAATGTCATATGAGTCTAGTGAGCAAATTTGGGATGAAGTTCGCGAACTAGCTTGGGAAGTTTTTGGCGGTATTTCGTATGCTCGTTTAGAGCAGCATTATAGCCTGCACTACCCATGTTCCGGACGAGAATCATCCAGGAACTTTACTCCTTCATCAGCATTTCCATGAAGATCAGGCAGAGGGAGTGAACAAATCATCCTTTGTACCGGTAGACTACACTGCTCCACTTGAGGAGCCAGATGAGGAATATCCGTTTACGTTAACGACTGGCAGACGCTACGAATCCTATAATACACATTCACAAACGAAGTATTATGCTGATGGCGTGAAAATTAAGCAAACAGAAGAAACGCTTGATATTCATCCGAGTGATGCCGAAGCATTAAATATTGAAGACGGGGAAGTCGTGGAAGTGAAATCCAGACGTGGTCAATTAAAGGTGAAAACAAAAGTTACAGAACAGGTTGTTCCAGGGGCTTGTATTTATGAGTTTCCATTGGAGCGAGGTACCTACCAATGTTTTAACTTTAAATGAATTTGATCCTATTTCAGGAACAGCCGAATTCAAGGCTTGTGCTGTTGCTGTTAATAAATTATAAAAAGTTAGCAGAACCAGTCCAATTATACTGGTTCTGCTTTTTAATTTTTTTTATATTGTGGTTCTGCTAATTCAAGTTCATTCTTCCGTTCCTCAAGATCAGCTTTAATGTCTTGGAAAACGAGCATGGATTGGTGGAAGATTCTTTGTGCATCAGGATCCATCGAATTAAGAGCTAGAGTCGATAACTGAGATTCTATTCCTTTTATTGAAGCGATACATTGGTTAAGATTTGAAGCAATGGTCATTTTTTTCTCCTCCTTATTATTTTAATTCATTTTTTCCCACCAGCCCTTTATCCTGAAATACATGGCAATGGTGATACCAATCGTCAGCATCAAACCTAAGGCTACTCCATAGCCATAGCGCCAACCTAACTCTGGCATATGTTGAAAGTTCATCCCGTATAATCCTGCTAAAAATGTCATAGGTAAAAAAATCACGCTAGCTAAAGTTAATGTTTTCATAATAGCGTTTGTATGATCTGCTTTTAGTGACATTTGCAGATTGTAAATACTCAACAAATTTTCTTTAAACGTATCAAGAGCTGCGATAATTCTGGCCTGATCACTATCTAAATCCTGAAAGTAAAAGTGAGACTCTTCATCTAAAAAGGGGAAGTCTTCCTTTCCGATGATTGCTAGCACAGCTTCTTGAGGCTCGATGATTTGTCTTAATTCATGTAATTTTGATTTCCAACGATAAGCGGTTTTACCGATTTTATTTTCAAAAGGATCCTTAAACACGTCTTTTTCAAGCTGTAGGATTTGGTCCGCTATTTCATCAATGACACTAAAGATAAATTCTGTGCTGTTATTGATGATGTGAAAAAGAATTCGCCCTGTGTGGGACATTTGCTCTGGGTCATCATGAAAAATGTTTAATATAGACTCATAAAGGTTAATAGGGTCCTGTTCCATCATCGTCACAACATAATTGCTTCCAACGAGAATGTTTATTTTTAGAGTTTCGAATTGACTAGTCATAGAGCAAATGGATAACACCACTTCGTTCTTATATTCATTTATTTTAGGTATGTCTGAATAATGAAGCAGATTTTTTTTTGCCAAAGGGTGGATTGGTAATTGCTTAATAAATGAATTTTGATCCGAGGAGGTAAGGTGTAGCCAAACTACCTCATCTACTTTTGGCATCGAAAAGGTGTCGATGTTTTTGATTTGCTTCGTTTTAGTCTCGTAAAGCAGCATGGAAACTCCTTCTTTCGAAAATGTGGGGTTAATAAAGAGCCTGTAATTTGAGGGATGCATTACTAATGTGTCCTGGTGTACAAAAAAAATGCATGGTTATCCATGCATTTAACGGGCAATAACTTTATTTAAAAACTGGGCCATTCTTTTATTTTTCGAATGATGAAAGATTTCTTGAGGGGTACCTTTTTCAATCACTGTGCCTTGATCCATGAAAATAACTTGATCGGCTACATCACGAGCAAACTGCATTTCATGGGTAACAACAACCATCGTCATTCCTTCTTCAGCCAAATCCTTCATCACCTTTAGAACCTCACCAACAAGTTCCGGGTCTAATGCAGAAGTCGGTTCGTCAAATAATAGCACAGCAGGATCCATGGCCATTGCCCGTGCAATTCCAACTCGCTGCTGTTGACCGCCAGAAAGTTGATTAGGATACATTTCGGCACGATCTTTAAGTCCAACTTTTTCGAGTAAAAGTAAAGCTTTTTTTCTTGCTTCTGCTTTTGGGCGTTTTAAAACAATAATCTGACCCTCCATTACATTTTCAATTGCAGTTAAATGTGGAAAAAGATTATAGTTTTGAAAGACCATTCCGGTTTGCCCGCGAAATGAAGTAATTACAGATGAGGGGAGCTTGATTTTTTCATTTAAATTAATCGATTTATTCCCAAGGGTAATTTTTCCTTCATCCGGCATCTCCAATAAATTCAAACAGCGCAATAGAGTCGTTTTGCCTGAGCCAGAAGGCCCTATTATGACTGCTGTCTTGCCCTTTTCAATCGACAAATCGATTCCCCGAAGGACCTCAACATCACGAAATCGCTTATGTAAATTTTCAACGAATATCATTGTTTTCCTCCATTCATTCCATTTCCCAATGCATAATTAAGGGGATCGCCTTATTTGGCAATACCTCGTTCGAACCGCTTTTCAAGCTTTTCTTGGAAAAAGGAAAGGACCGTACTAAAAATTAAATAAATGAAGGCAACTTCAATGTATAACCAAAGCGGCTCATACGTCACAGCAACTACCTGTTGTCCTTTTTGAAACATTTCTGGAACCGTAATGGTAGCCGCAAGGGAGGTATCTTTTACAAGGCTAATAAAGGAGTTCCCTAAAGGTGGGATAGAAACTCTAACTGCCTGTGGTAAGATGATCCTCCGCATTGCTTGGGCTTTTGTCATCCCAATCGAAAATGCTGCTTCCCATTGCCCCTTTGAAATGGACTGGATTGCTGCCCGAATAATTTCAGAGCCATACGCTCCAACATTAAGTGAAAATCCGATCACGGCAGCAGGGAAAGGGTCCAGCATAACTCCGATACTTGGTAAACCAAAAAACAAGATGAACAATTGGACTAAGAGAGGGGTTCCTCGAAAGATCCAAACATAAAATTTTGCCAACCAAACAAATGGTTGAAAACTTGAGAGACGGCCTAAAGCCGTTATGAGTGCAAGTAAAAGACCTAATGCAAAGGAAATTAAAGTAAGTGGGATGGTAAAGGATATCCCTGCCTGTAAAATTGGAAAAAGGAATCACTAAGGATTCCTATAATTCGTTCAGAACGTTCTGTTGTCAACATTTATCTCAGCCCTTATTTTGATACGTCAGTACCAAACCATTTTTCAGAAATTGTAAGATACGTTCCGTCTTTTTTCATATCAGCTAATGCACCATTAACCGCCTTAATTAGCTCATCGCTTTCTTTGCGGAAAAGGAATGCATTTTCTGTCGCATTTTCTTCTTCAGCAGCAATTTTCACTGCTAAATCAGGACGCTGTTTTTTAAGGTCAAGATAGGATAAGGAATCATTGATGTGAGCATCAACTCGACCAGATGTTACAAGGTCAATCGCTTGGTTAAAACCTTCGATTGGAGTTGTTGTCGCACCAAATTTTTCGGCCATTTTATTATAATTACTATTTAGTGATTGAGCAGCTTTCTTCCCTTTAAGGTCTTCAAAGTTTTTGATTGTATCATTTCCTTCTGCAACGAGTAACACTGCTTTTGATACAATGTATGGATCTGAGAAATCATATTTTTCTTGTCGTTCAGGATTGATGGAAACTTCATTCGCCACAACATCATACCGTTTTGCATCTAAACCAGCAATTAAGCCATCCCATTTTCCTTCAACAAAGTTAACCTTAATATCAAGGCGCTTAAAAACTTCTTCTGCGATTTCAACATCAAAGCCAGTTAGCTTCCCAGCTTCGTCATGAAAAGTAAATGGAGCGTATGTACCTTCTGTACCAATAGAAATTTCGCCTTTTTCTTTAATTTGATCATAAAGGCTAGCGGTCTCTTTCGTCTGATCTTCGGTTGTATTTTCTTTTTCATCGTTATTGCAAGCAGCTAGTCCAATAGCAAAGAAAATGCTCAAGATAAGTAATAATGTCTTTTTCATGTGCGTAAACCCCCAGTAAGTTAATAGGTATTATAGAATATGCTATATTAGAATAATATAGAGAATGATGCGTGTCAATAAGAAGCTATCAACAATCTTATTGTTTGTAAAAATAATGATTTTAATCATTATTTTACTAAAAGGCTATCTGTGAAGCAGACAGCCTTTTACTAATGTTTTATGTGTTGGATTGATTATGACTTGTACTATCATTTTCCCGTTTCGATGGTTTAAAAAAATATCCTGAAAACGTCTTAAGCATCTGTTTTGATTGTAATTCTATTTTTTCTGTTAAAAGGGAAAATCTTTCATATATCACTGATTTTAAAGTGTCCAGTTGACGATTCAATTTGTGTGTATGTGCTTCCTGTTGATCAATTCTTTCCATGACGGTTTGGTGATAAACATCATGAACCTCGATTTTTGAAGAAAGTTTGCGATTACTATCCTGGATTTGGCTATTTATCTCAGCAAGAAGATTTTCTTCAAGTTCTTTTAGTTTAGACATTAACCTATTTGTTGTTTGATCCTGAGTCGTTAATTGAGCTAGAAGTGCTTGATGGAGGATTTCTTCCTGATCAACCAATTGGATCAGTGCTTGCTGTTCCTTGTTCATATTTGCTAACTTCTCTAACACAGTTTTTTCTAATGCAGTTAAATTATTGAGGATCGTCATTTGATTTATTTCATGTTTTTCCATTCTTGTCGTCATGGCTGTGTTGCTTTCCTGTTGATCATTATTTCTTGTTTCCAATAAATCCCCAATACTTTTAATTGATTGGGATAATTTCTGATTGATTCTCTCTTGTGATTTTAACATCTCTTCCATGTAATGTTGGTGGTATACTTGTTGATTTGATGGGGGATTTTCGGGAATACTTAAATGGACTTTCGTCTTGTTCGAGTTGTTTTCATATACACTCATAAACTCACCTCGACTTGTTTTTTAATATGGGGCAATACCCTTTATCCTATGTCAAAATTTAAATTATGTTAGAAATAGAACATATAATTAGTTTTTTTCACATTAGTCTATCAGTAGTTGAAGAAAATTTTTGCGTTTACGAGGATGAAAAGTTAAGATGAAAATTGAAAATAAAATACTAAAAGGTGATAAAACATGAAATGTAAAATTAACCGGATGGCAGCAAAGGTATTAAAAGAAATGCTTGAAAAGAATGAGGCAGCAGATGGAAAAATGATTCGGGTTTATGTTACACATATGCATGATGATCATGCCCATTATGATTTAAAATTTGATACACAAACAGAACATGATGAAGTGGTTAAAACAGATAAAGAAATCGATATTTTGCTTGACAAGCGAGAAGAATTTTTAGATGGGGTTTGGATCCAATATTTCCAAGTTCCAAAAGAAGAATTTGTGATAACCAATCCCTCAAAATCGCATCACCACCATCATTAATATCCATGAAGCCAAGGGAATTTACCTTGGCTTTATTAATAATATCCACTTCCATTTTTTGTGAAAAAACGGAGGTGGATATTTTTATACCAGACGTTAAAACTAGAGAAAGGTCACACAAGGGGTGGGGCGTATATGATATTTTTTGCGTGTACCAATTATAATGGAACAAATCCTGAAACTTACAACGGGATTCAAGTAACAACTTTAGGAGATCCGAATATTGTTGTCGCAACATTTAACTCCTATGATCCACTGTATGATTATCAAAATTTCATAAGTTGGACGGAAAGCATAGGTGACGAAAATGTCGGTTTTTGTGATAGCCTAAAACATTTTGCTAAAGACTATAAAACGGTATCCAATCATGATGCAGCTTTAATGCTTTCAATGGTATATGGAGATCATCAGGACTGTGAAAATGGATGAGTAGTAATTATGTCATTTAATCAGAAAGGTTGGTGTAATTATGTCTTTAGAATGGTTTGATCGAGTAAGTGGGGAAATTCAAGATCACCTTGAATCAATCTGTGCAAAATATGATCAAGTTGGTAATATGACCATTGAAAGAGGAGCAAAATTTCCAAGAATAGAGTTTTTTATAGAAACCGAAGAGGAAGACCGTGTATATTTTTGTACGATTTCCTATGATCCAGCGCACGAAGATTTCTTTTTTGAATCATTTGATCCTGATTTAGGGCAAACGGCTCGAATTGTTTTATATGACATCGAGGATATCATTGATGCAGTTCATGAAAGTCTGCATGACTATTTAAATGATGATGTCATGGATGAAGATTTGGATGAAGAATTTGATGAAAATCTGGATGAAGATTCGGATTATAACGAACGTGTCCTTTATCTAGATGAAGGTGAGGCTTCTGATATATTTGAGGAAATTGATGTGGAATGGGAAACTCCTGAAGTAACTGCTTACCTTGAAGAGGATGAAGTGGAGGTTACATACCAATTTGGAATTGTAACAGAAACCGGAGATGGTGTGTTAAGAAGAGTGAATCGAATTTGGACAGAAGATCAAGAATTAATTAAAGATGAGTCGAACTTTATTTTCAGTAAAGAGGAAGCTGGCACGATTATTGCTATGATAGCTAGCCATATGGACAAATTAAGTAATTTTGATTACTCATAAAAAATTAGTTTAAAAAGTGGAAGGTCTTCTCATTGTGAGAAGACCTTTCAAATGTCATTACAATAAATAAATTATAAAATCGGTGATAATAAGCGAGAAATTGATTCTTTTGTTTGAATAAGGATGGATCTTTTTTGGTATTTTTCGATTGTTAATTCTGAAGAAAGACGGATATCTATCTTAAATATTTCAGCTAATTGCTGTGCAATATCAGGATGATATAAAAAAGCATTGACCTCAAAATTCAATCTAAAACTACGTACATCTATGTTGGCTGTCCCTACTGAAGCAATTTTGCCATCCACAACAATCATCTTCGCATGAAGGAATCCATTTTCATAAGTAAAGATTTTTACTCCAGCTCTTAACAATTGTCCTGCATTAGAATACGTCGCCCAATATACAAACGGATGATCCGGCTTATTTGGTATCATTATTTGAACATCAACACCTGAAAAAGCAGCGATTTTTAAGGCATCTAATAAACTTTCATCTGGAATGAGGTAGGGTGTTTGAATATAAACATATTTTTTTGCTGAAAGGATCATCTTTATGTACCCGTGTTTTATTTGCTCCCATTCAGAATCAGGCCCGCTGGAAACAATTTGGATTCCAATTTCACCATGTATTTCCAGGGTAGGATAATAATATTCTTTAAAAGAAATCTTCATTTTTGATGCTTGGTTCCAATCCAGCATAAATCTCGATTGGAGATTATTTACAGCTTCACCTTCAATCCGCAAATGAGTATCCCGCCAATAGCCAAACCTTTGGTTCAAACCTAAATATTCATTTCCAATATTAAATCCACCAATATATCCGATTTTACTGTCGATAATGGCGATTTTACGATGATTTCGGTAATTAACACGCAAGTTTATCATCGGAATTTTGCCGGGAAAAAATGCTTCAATGATTCCGCCTGACTGCTCAATTTGTTTTTTAAAACGTCTCGACAGATGCCTTGAACCACTATCATCATAAAGGACTCTTACTTCTACACCCTGACGAGCTTTCTCTGCTAAAGTTGATGCGATTCTTTTTCCTAACTCATCATCACGAATAATATAGTAAATCAAATGGATATGCTCTTGGGCATTTTGTATATCATATAATAATGATTCAAATTTCTCATGACCGTCCGTGAAAATTTGTAATGCGTTGTTCTCTGTGTAAAGCGCTTCGTTATTATTTAAATGTAAGAAAATAAGATCATTGTAATTATGAATAACAGGGTTTCTAAATTCTGAGCGGTTTTCTTCAATTAATTTCATTTGTGCAAACACAGCTCTTTGTAGAAAGGTATGTTCATGTTTATCCCATTTGAATATTCTTCTTCTACTTAAATTTTGTCCAAAAATGATATATAAAATAAAGCCTAACACAGGCAAAAAGAATAAGACCATTAACCACGCCCAAGTTGCACTAATATTTCGGCGTTCTAGGAATACAACGATACCAGCTAATATAATATTTAATACCATGGAGATCCCTAATAACACGGTCGTTATTTGCATCTTATTCTCCTTTCAAAACACATTCTCTATTTAATGCAATAAGTGATAAATCAGTAAAATACTCTCATGTGGCATAAGTATTCTTCTCTACGTTATAACATATTGTCATGCAATATTTCAAAGTAAAAATGGTTTAAGCTAATCAAAGTAATGAAATGAATTAGAGCAGAATAAAATAGAGTCTTATTCTTTATCGGATTCTAATCGATATAAAGCTAGTCATACTGTTATATTGTAAAGCCAGAGAAAATAGAATCTAAACATAAATGATTTGTATTGTTTCGAAATTTGAACCGAGTCCGTATTGATCATACAGTTTGATTGATGTAAAAAGGTTGAAAATAATTTGTGAGTGATATTTTTTATCTGATTTAAGTGAATTTTCTGAAAAATGTCAAAAAAACAAGAAAAGTATTTGAAGCGTACTAAATATTATTTCTGATATTATCTAGACAGATATAATAATCGGGAGTAATATGTTTTGTATATTCAAAAATTCAAATATATAAATATAGTGAGGTTGGTATATTTGTGAAACGTTTTTTGAGCAGTATTAACCAATATACAATGGAAAGTTTTCGTAAGGATTTTCTGTCAGGAACAATTGTCGGTGTTATTGCCATCCCTTTAGGAATGGCATTTGCAATTGC
The DNA window shown above is from Bacillus sp. T3 and carries:
- a CDS encoding molybdopterin oxidoreductase family protein, translating into MNTGIFKTVCGYCGTGCGLLVEVEDNQIKRIRGDKEAPVNQGQTCVKGAFAYKYVHAPSRLKSPLIRKAGELVEASWEEAIQFVADRLSSIKTNFGPEAISMFACARSTNESNFITQKFMRTVINSNNIDGCNRTUHAPSVAGLATVFGSGSPTSRLEDINEAKVLLLMGSNTTDAHPIIANRMKKAAKAGLKIIVIDPRRIDMVKVSHRHLQLNVGSDIALINSFIHVIIKEGLYDADFILKRTSEFEALRQKVEQYTPEFAAGITGLTADEIIETAREYATSGSSMIAYTLGITEHHCGVNNVFDIANLALLTGNIGKEGTGIMPLRGQNNVQGAGDMGCLPNQLTRCHEYSR
- a CDS encoding molybdopterin oxidoreductase family protein, which produces MSIADDEKRARFEEHWGVEINPIAGDTQTRTFDKIENGAVKALYVVGENPLMADVHMNHTRKLLEKLDFLVVQDIFLTETAQLADVVFPAKSWGEVDGTYTNTDRRVQRVRKAVDAHPNIKEDWQILCELATQMGYPMSYESSEQIWDEVRELAWEVFGGISYARLEQHYSLHYPCSGRESSRNFTPSSAFP
- a CDS encoding molybdopterin dinucleotide binding domain-containing protein, whose product is MNKSSFVPVDYTAPLEEPDEEYPFTLTTGRRYESYNTHSQTKYYADGVKIKQTEETLDIHPSDAEALNIEDGEVVEVKSRRGQLKVKTKVTEQVVPGACIYEFPLERGTYQCFNFK
- a CDS encoding DUF1657 domain-containing protein, whose translation is MTIASNLNQCIASIKGIESQLSTLALNSMDPDAQRIFHQSMLVFQDIKADLEERKNELELAEPQYKKN
- a CDS encoding magnesium transporter CorA family protein, encoding MLLYETKTKQIKNIDTFSMPKVDEVVWLHLTSSDQNSFIKQLPIHPLAKKNLLHYSDIPKINEYKNEVVLSICSMTSQFETLKINILVGSNYVVTMMEQDPINLYESILNIFHDDPEQMSHTGRILFHIINNSTEFIFSVIDEIADQILQLEKDVFKDPFENKIGKTAYRWKSKLHELRQIIEPQEAVLAIIGKEDFPFLDEESHFYFQDLDSDQARIIAALDTFKENLLSIYNLQMSLKADHTNAIMKTLTLASVIFLPMTFLAGLYGMNFQHMPELGWRYGYGVALGLMLTIGITIAMYFRIKGWWEKMN
- a CDS encoding amino acid ABC transporter ATP-binding protein; translated protein: MIFVENLHKRFRDVEVLRGIDLSIEKGKTAVIIGPSGSGKTTLLRCLNLLEMPDEGKITLGNKSINLNEKIKLPSSVITSFRGQTGMVFQNYNLFPHLTAIENVMEGQIIVLKRPKAEARKKALLLLEKVGLKDRAEMYPNQLSGGQQQRVGIARAMAMDPAVLLFDEPTSALDPELVGEVLKVMKDLAEEGMTMVVVTHEMQFARDVADQVIFMDQGTVIEKGTPQEIFHHSKNKRMAQFLNKVIAR
- a CDS encoding ABC transporter permease subunit, producing the protein MLQAGISFTIPLTLISFALGLLLALITALGRLSSFQPFVWLAKFYVWIFRGTPLLVQLFILFFGLPSIGVMLDPFPAAVIGFSLNVGAYGSEIIRAAIQSISKGQWEAAFSIGMTKAQAMRRIILPQAVRVSIPPLGNSFISLVKDTSLAATITVPEMFQKGQQVVAVTYEPLWLYIEVAFIYLIFSTVLSFFQEKLEKRFERGIAK
- a CDS encoding amino acid ABC transporter substrate-binding protein; this encodes MKKTLLLILSIFFAIGLAACNNDEKENTTEDQTKETASLYDQIKEKGEISIGTEGTYAPFTFHDEAGKLTGFDVEIAEEVFKRLDIKVNFVEGKWDGLIAGLDAKRYDVVANEVSINPERQEKYDFSDPYIVSKAVLLVAEGNDTIKNFEDLKGKKAAQSLNSNYNKMAEKFGATTTPIEGFNQAIDLVTSGRVDAHINDSLSYLDLKKQRPDLAVKIAAEEENATENAFLFRKESDELIKAVNGALADMKKDGTYLTISEKWFGTDVSK
- a CDS encoding iron-sulfur cluster assembly accessory protein, yielding MKCKINRMAAKVLKEMLEKNEAADGKMIRVYVTHMHDDHAHYDLKFDTQTEHDEVVKTDKEIDILLDKREEFLDGVWIQYFQVPKEEFVITNPSKSHHHHH
- the cls gene encoding cardiolipin synthase; this translates as MQITTVLLGISMVLNIILAGIVVFLERRNISATWAWLMVLFFLPVLGFILYIIFGQNLSRRRIFKWDKHEHTFLQRAVFAQMKLIEENRSEFRNPVIHNYNDLIFLHLNNNEALYTENNALQIFTDGHEKFESLLYDIQNAQEHIHLIYYIIRDDELGKRIASTLAEKARQGVEVRVLYDDSGSRHLSRRFKKQIEQSGGIIEAFFPGKIPMINLRVNYRNHRKIAIIDSKIGYIGGFNIGNEYLGLNQRFGYWRDTHLRIEGEAVNNLQSRFMLDWNQASKMKISFKEYYYPTLEIHGEIGIQIVSSGPDSEWEQIKHGYIKMILSAKKYVYIQTPYLIPDESLLDALKIAAFSGVDVQIMIPNKPDHPFVYWATYSNAGQLLRAGVKIFTYENGFLHAKMIVVDGKIASVGTANIDVRSFRLNFEVNAFLYHPDIAQQLAEIFKIDIRLSSELTIEKYQKRSILIQTKESISRLLSPIL